One segment of Heterodontus francisci isolate sHetFra1 chromosome 28, sHetFra1.hap1, whole genome shotgun sequence DNA contains the following:
- the LOC137385233 gene encoding probable G-protein coupled receptor 139, which produces MRPFPSMFVSSMSCSYILRAKNGMDSFCFIHSPFLLEPICSSPVNLLAIVILSRGKCGLSTCITCYLVAMATADLLVIITEVILWRISYYYFPGSFLDITPVCSVINVLSRASTDLSVWFTITFTFDRFVAICCQKLKARYCTKKTVTVVLATTCILLCLKDIPFYFVFEPGEIIDNVPWGCYMKASYFTELGWEGFDWFDTILTPLFPFTLILLLNALTVRRILVANRVRKGLRGQNKGGNHSDPEMESRRKTVILLFSISGSFVLLWLVYVIHFLYYVITEIEPEGYNYSEIVFERVGFMMRNFSCCTNTFIYGATQSKFREQFKSAIKYPITSIIQVMNKQNP; this is translated from the exons ATGAGACCGTTTCCAAGCATGTTTGTCTCCTCCATGTCTTGCTCGTACATTCTGAGGGCCAAAAATGGAATGGACTCGTTTTGTTTCATTCACTCCCCATTTCTGCTGGAACCCATCTGTTCTTCACCAG ttaatttgctCGCAATTGTGATcttgtcccggggaaagtgtggactctccacctgcatcacttgctacctggtggccatggcaacggcggatttactggttattatcactgaagtcatactgtggcggatcagttattattatttcccgggatctttcctggacATAACCCCTGTCTGTAGTGTTATCAATGTCCTGAGTCGTGCATCAACAGACTTGtcagtctggttcaccatcactttcacctttgatcgatttgtggccatttgttgccagaagctgaaagcaagatattgcaccaagaaaactgtgactgtggttctagcaacaacctgcattctgctctgcttaaaagatatccccttctactttgtatttgaacctggagagataatcgacaatgtaccatggggctgttatATGAAGGCCAGCTATTTTACTGAGTTGGGATGggagggatttgactggtttgataccaTTTTAACCCCATTgttcccattcactttaattctgctgctcaacgctctgacagtcagacgcaTTTTAGTGGCcaatcgagtccgtaagggactgaggggtcagaacaAGGGTggcaatcacagtgacccagagatggagagcagaaggaaaactgtgattttactcttcagcatatctggcagcttcgTACTTCTATGGCTCGTgtatgttatacatttcttatattatgtCATTACAGAAATAGAACCCGAGGGTTACAACTATTCTGAAATAGTTTTTGAACGTGTTGGATTTATGATGCGGAATttcagttgctgtacaaacacatttatttatggtgcGACTCAGTCCAAGTTTAGGGAACAGTTCAAGAGTGCAATTAAATATCcgattacatcaattattcaagtaatgaataaacaaaaccccTGA